The following are from one region of the Chloracidobacterium sp. genome:
- a CDS encoding DotU family type IV/VI secretion system protein, whose protein sequence is MADPANKNDLITFAGPVFDLILRLKAGIVVPSNELRPQIAGMLQDFEKRAERYRFNHKIVQVSKFALASFVDEVVLTNNFPLKNEWEKYPLQLEYFGEQLAGNKFFDKLDAMLKQIETTQDAVEVYYFCMLLGFKGRYAIYEQDKLLATMQRTANALVKVGKIQSVELSPHWLANDQPKPPEKRGMPVWAKLGAAGGLGLGIIVYFVMFLLSMKFFWDAAEKLQL, encoded by the coding sequence ATGGCTGATCCCGCTAACAAAAATGATCTGATAACCTTTGCCGGGCCGGTATTTGACCTGATCTTGAGGTTAAAGGCCGGAATCGTAGTTCCCTCGAATGAACTTCGCCCGCAGATCGCGGGAATGCTGCAGGATTTTGAGAAGCGTGCTGAACGATATCGGTTCAATCACAAGATCGTGCAGGTTTCGAAATTCGCTCTTGCTTCATTTGTCGACGAGGTCGTCCTCACAAACAACTTCCCGTTAAAGAACGAATGGGAAAAGTATCCGCTTCAGCTCGAATATTTTGGCGAACAATTGGCGGGCAATAAGTTTTTCGACAAACTGGACGCGATGCTAAAGCAGATCGAGACGACGCAGGATGCGGTCGAGGTCTATTATTTCTGTATGCTGCTTGGGTTCAAAGGGCGATACGCTATCTATGAACAGGATAAGCTTCTGGCAACAATGCAGCGTACCGCTAATGCACTGGTAAAGGTCGGAAAGATACAGTCGGTCGAGCTTTCACCGCATTGGCTTGCAAATGATCAGCCGAAGCCGCCTGAAAAGCGAGGAATGCCTGTTTGGGCAAAACTCGGCGCCGCCGGCGGTCTAGGTTTAGGGATCATTGTCTATTTCGTTATGTTCTTGCTTTCTATGAAGTTCTTTTGGGACGCGGCGGAAAAGCTCCAACTGTAG
- the tssK gene encoding type VI secretion system baseplate subunit TssK, giving the protein MSKYRKIVWNEGMLLTPHHFQQWDNYHEELLHSRAQSMMQFNYGVLDLQVNNEAIANGNFQITNCRAVMQDGLMINVPDAEAVPDLRPVGDHFKVEQERLGVHLAIPAKKAGEANFQASGASAGSNLRFHQEGSMVKDETTGSNEQPIAYAKSNLRIIFDDELRDGFTSMKIAELQRTPTGQLKISDEYIPPILKSSASGWLVNMLRQMVEILITKSGSLGEQRRQSNASLADFTTSEVAVFWLLHTINSSIPTMSHFFRSPVLHPERLYLEMGELVGKLMTFALESHPKDIVKYDHDDLYFTFYNLSTQLKDLLETVIPSRCVAIPLEKTRDTLYVGRIEDERLLKEAGFYLAVRAQMPESKMIEGVPRVVKIASRDVIDSVIGSALPGVVLTYTNPPPAPIPSRVGFKYFQLDSIGPYWNGITGSKVIAVYVPNEIPDEKLELYAVKP; this is encoded by the coding sequence ATGAGCAAATACCGCAAAATCGTCTGGAACGAGGGGATGCTCCTGACTCCGCACCATTTTCAGCAGTGGGACAATTATCATGAAGAGCTGCTGCATTCGCGTGCCCAGTCGATGATGCAGTTTAACTATGGCGTATTGGACCTTCAGGTAAACAATGAAGCTATAGCCAACGGCAACTTTCAAATAACGAATTGCCGTGCCGTTATGCAGGACGGCTTGATGATCAATGTGCCTGACGCTGAGGCAGTCCCTGACCTGCGACCCGTGGGCGATCACTTCAAGGTCGAACAGGAACGGCTTGGCGTTCATCTGGCTATACCGGCCAAGAAAGCCGGTGAAGCCAATTTTCAGGCAAGTGGTGCGTCTGCTGGGTCAAATCTTCGCTTTCACCAGGAAGGCTCGATGGTCAAGGACGAAACGACAGGGTCGAACGAGCAGCCGATCGCTTATGCAAAAAGCAACCTTAGGATAATCTTTGACGACGAACTGCGCGACGGATTCACATCAATGAAGATCGCCGAGCTTCAGCGAACCCCGACGGGCCAGCTAAAGATATCGGATGAGTACATCCCGCCGATTTTGAAGTCGTCGGCATCTGGCTGGCTCGTCAATATGCTCCGGCAGATGGTCGAGATATTGATCACCAAAAGCGGCAGCCTTGGTGAACAACGACGGCAGAGCAATGCCTCCCTCGCCGATTTCACAACATCGGAAGTTGCCGTCTTCTGGCTGCTGCATACTATCAACTCGTCGATACCGACGATGTCTCATTTCTTTCGGTCGCCCGTTCTTCACCCCGAGCGACTTTATCTTGAAATGGGAGAACTCGTCGGCAAACTGATGACATTCGCTCTCGAGTCGCACCCGAAAGACATTGTGAAATATGATCACGACGATCTTTATTTCACGTTTTACAACCTATCGACTCAATTAAAGGACCTGCTCGAGACCGTGATCCCGAGCCGATGTGTCGCGATTCCGCTCGAAAAGACCCGCGATACACTATATGTCGGCCGAATTGAAGATGAAAGGCTGCTCAAGGAAGCCGGGTTCTACCTTGCGGTTCGAGCACAGATGCCCGAGTCAAAGATGATCGAGGGAGTACCGCGGGTCGTAAAGATCGCTTCACGTGATGTGATCGATTCGGTCATCGGATCTGCGCTGCCCGGGGTCGTGCTGACCTACACTAATCCTCCGCCGGCTCCGATCCCATCGCGTGTCGGTTTCAAATACTTCCAACTCGATTCGATTGGGCCTTACTGGAACGGAATTACCGGCTCAAAGGTAATCGCGGTTTACGTGCCGAACGAGATCCCGGACGAAAAACTTGAGCTATACGCTGTCAAACCATAA
- a CDS encoding YkgJ family cysteine cluster protein, with product MENEQWITGNITLKVAGQPLDLELTVPSGPVRPDRMLPVFQKMTDSFVEMSVAAAAANGEKVSCAKGCGACCRQAVPVSVIEAIRLAEVVEAMPIERQTLVKKRFADSLAHFEAIGWFDRIRDLSENRRQDPQHELEKKINEAVMEYFGQSIECPFLENESCTIHEDRPLACREYLVTSPAENCADPTNASIDMVNVFLKPSKPIRFLGVDPAAVRFIPLIESLAVAEAGSEVLPEKSGERWLAEFFTVLTGSPIPES from the coding sequence ATGGAAAATGAACAGTGGATCACCGGTAACATAACATTGAAAGTTGCCGGACAACCCCTCGATCTAGAATTAACGGTGCCCTCAGGTCCCGTGAGGCCCGATCGGATGCTGCCCGTATTTCAAAAAATGACCGATAGCTTTGTGGAAATGAGCGTTGCCGCGGCAGCCGCTAACGGCGAAAAGGTCTCGTGTGCAAAGGGTTGCGGTGCCTGCTGCCGACAGGCCGTACCGGTTTCGGTGATCGAGGCCATCAGATTGGCTGAAGTAGTCGAAGCCATGCCTATCGAAAGGCAGACATTGGTCAAGAAGCGGTTTGCCGACAGTTTGGCCCATTTCGAAGCGATCGGCTGGTTCGACCGAATCCGCGATCTCTCGGAAAACCGTCGTCAGGATCCGCAACACGAACTTGAAAAGAAGATCAATGAAGCGGTCATGGAATATTTCGGTCAGTCGATCGAATGTCCGTTTCTCGAAAACGAGTCTTGTACGATCCATGAAGATCGACCTTTGGCATGTCGAGAGTATCTCGTGACCTCGCCGGCCGAAAATTGTGCTGATCCGACCAATGCGAGTATCGACATGGTGAATGTCTTTCTTAAGCCGTCGAAACCGATCCGGTTCCTCGGCGTTGATCCGGCCGCGGTCAGATTTATTCCATTGATCGAGTCGCTTGCGGTCGCAGAAGCCGGGTCGGAAGTCCTTCCTGAAAAGTCCGGTGAGCGCTGGCTGGCCGAGTTTTTTACGGTCCTGACCGGCTCACCGATACCGGAAAGTTGA
- a CDS encoding FHA domain-containing protein gives MQLLRLIFSDEFGNEREVVVDQDRFVIGRHSATDLSIADPRLSREHLYIERLSGSYFVEDKGSSNGSRLNGTEIFEPVEIRSGDVLDLGGGVIIRTELFADRERVTTGSFAKPVAAERSGIVSESGATSPHPHAKSASGGFPTSLLLIGPLVAVIVLVFAGGLFFVLNGGSSSNNQVTTDDGDDPIEIDDEPVTRDRRIRSNDVTSTSKPESSPTEAPSNLSSGNSESVMPRGTSETSKVEEHGAAFLRRIAINDPKAFLTGEQAARVNSKIKQISSSSALAANINSAKRSSSQLAALAQSKNLKPQFLAVAAIARLGSNKGDVVQTAQSLVDVLDKLGTQIGNELADDALLMIAAYDQGKAGELMKMRNMLQDLSNKFPESSRSIRTIWFLQKNGKLTNAEFENALTFLAVGIIAQNPKDFGVTAETLVL, from the coding sequence ATGCAGTTGTTGCGTCTCATATTCAGTGACGAATTCGGTAATGAACGCGAGGTCGTCGTGGATCAGGATCGATTCGTGATCGGACGCCATTCTGCAACTGATCTTAGTATCGCCGATCCCCGTCTCTCCCGCGAACATCTTTATATCGAACGTCTTTCCGGGTCGTATTTTGTCGAAGATAAGGGTTCCAGTAATGGTTCACGATTGAACGGAACGGAGATCTTCGAGCCGGTCGAGATCCGGAGCGGCGACGTCTTGGACCTCGGGGGCGGTGTCATCATTCGCACCGAATTATTCGCCGATCGAGAGCGTGTTACGACCGGTTCTTTTGCGAAGCCGGTCGCTGCCGAACGATCGGGGATCGTTTCTGAAAGTGGCGCGACTTCGCCGCATCCACACGCGAAGTCAGCATCAGGCGGATTTCCGACTTCCCTGTTGCTGATCGGGCCGCTTGTCGCCGTGATCGTTCTGGTTTTTGCAGGCGGGCTGTTTTTCGTATTGAACGGCGGAAGTTCGTCGAACAATCAGGTAACTACCGACGATGGTGATGATCCGATCGAGATCGACGACGAACCGGTAACCCGAGATCGCCGAATTCGGTCGAACGATGTCACATCAACCTCCAAGCCTGAATCGAGTCCGACCGAGGCCCCGTCGAATTTGAGTTCGGGGAATAGCGAATCGGTGATGCCGCGAGGCACAAGCGAGACGTCAAAGGTGGAGGAACACGGTGCAGCCTTTCTGCGTCGGATCGCGATCAATGACCCGAAAGCGTTTCTTACCGGCGAACAGGCTGCGAGAGTCAACAGTAAGATTAAGCAGATCAGCTCATCGTCTGCGCTTGCGGCAAATATCAACTCGGCGAAAAGGAGTTCGTCCCAACTCGCGGCACTCGCTCAATCCAAAAACCTCAAGCCGCAGTTCTTGGCTGTCGCTGCTATTGCCAGGCTCGGCAGCAATAAGGGCGACGTAGTTCAAACCGCGCAATCCCTGGTCGACGTTCTCGACAAGCTCGGAACGCAGATCGGCAACGAACTCGCTGATGACGCATTGCTGATGATAGCTGCTTATGATCAGGGAAAGGCGGGCGAATTAATGAAAATGCGAAACATGCTTCAGGACCTCTCTAATAAGTTCCCTGAAAGCTCGCGTTCGATTCGAACGATTTGGTTTCTGCAGAAAAACGGCAAACTCACGAATGCCGAGTTCGAAAACGCTCTTACATTTCTCGCGGTGGGAATAATAGCGCAAAATCCAAAGGACTTTGGCGTCACAGCCGAGACTCTGGTTCTATGA
- a CDS encoding FHA domain-containing protein, whose protein sequence is MDISLTFPTPDGSQEIVIDRDRITLGRGTDVDQRFADNSLSRVHASIYREGDRVWIVDEHSSNGTFVNGEAVNPSGTPLKNGDSIRLGNETILRVHAEERAAPAAAVTPPAERSKVTVASASPASILPVALIAFAFLIFSVSGFFIVYKALGIGKPEVVRDDTDLDDVDERPTPKPSMKTNSKEDKPARNSAELTSPTPGPSPEASQTTAISTQPSGKNYLAMSETEKRQYLSDRAMRIAQVIGNRGSEEIPSAALDKIKSFTDAYAKRINVKPLGGCKFGDNLEVTYARASKNAPFIVKAFNEKGIDPRIGLYLAMIESEHCVCLQSPTGPLGMFQFTKATGEIHGLKTVKGASPTNPDERCEPEPSAKAAASYMKALTGRYGTGPASVPLAIGSYNSGEGGLSSNLTKALESNSGLPRDFWSLISKGDILSKQFQSENFKYVPKFFAAAIVGENPQDFGMKLQPISTYTR, encoded by the coding sequence TTGGATATATCGTTAACATTCCCGACGCCGGATGGTTCGCAAGAGATAGTGATCGACCGCGACAGGATCACGCTTGGACGCGGGACGGACGTCGATCAGCGATTTGCAGATAATAGTCTTTCGCGGGTGCACGCATCGATCTACCGCGAGGGCGACCGCGTATGGATCGTTGATGAACATTCGTCAAACGGAACGTTCGTTAACGGCGAGGCCGTAAATCCGTCGGGTACGCCGCTTAAGAATGGTGATTCCATTCGTCTTGGAAACGAAACGATCTTACGCGTGCATGCCGAAGAAAGGGCCGCCCCGGCGGCCGCCGTCACGCCGCCGGCTGAACGTTCCAAAGTAACCGTTGCTTCGGCGTCGCCTGCCAGTATTTTGCCGGTCGCGCTCATAGCATTCGCGTTTCTCATATTCAGCGTTTCGGGTTTCTTCATCGTTTACAAAGCTCTTGGGATCGGTAAGCCGGAAGTGGTTCGCGACGATACTGACCTTGACGATGTCGATGAACGACCGACGCCGAAACCATCGATGAAAACAAACTCGAAAGAAGACAAGCCAGCGAGAAACTCGGCCGAATTGACGTCTCCGACACCCGGCCCGTCACCTGAGGCCAGTCAGACAACGGCAATTTCGACTCAGCCAAGCGGAAAGAACTATCTCGCTATGTCGGAGACTGAGAAACGCCAGTATCTCAGCGATAGAGCGATGCGGATAGCTCAGGTTATAGGCAATCGCGGAAGCGAAGAGATTCCATCGGCCGCACTTGATAAGATCAAGTCGTTTACTGACGCGTATGCGAAACGTATAAATGTAAAGCCCTTAGGGGGATGCAAATTTGGCGATAATCTCGAGGTTACTTACGCCCGTGCATCAAAAAACGCTCCGTTTATCGTCAAGGCATTCAACGAGAAAGGGATCGACCCGCGGATAGGTTTGTATTTGGCTATGATCGAATCCGAGCATTGTGTTTGCCTTCAAAGCCCGACGGGTCCGCTTGGGATGTTCCAGTTCACAAAGGCAACGGGCGAGATCCATGGTCTAAAGACCGTAAAAGGTGCCTCTCCCACAAATCCCGATGAGCGCTGCGAACCGGAGCCCTCAGCGAAAGCGGCTGCCTCATACATGAAGGCTCTCACGGGACGTTATGGCACGGGCCCGGCAAGTGTGCCGCTTGCGATCGGCAGTTACAACAGCGGCGAGGGTGGATTGAGTTCGAATCTTACCAAAGCCCTTGAATCGAACTCAGGGTTGCCGCGCGACTTCTGGTCCCTGATCTCAAAGGGCGATATTTTGTCAAAGCAGTTTCAATCAGAGAATTTCAAATATGTCCCTAAGTTTTTTGCGGCCGCGATCGTCGGCGAGAATCCGCAGGATTTTGGGATGAAGCTTCAACCGATCTCAACGTATACTCGATGA
- a CDS encoding FHA domain-containing protein, translated as MPKARLIFDGREFYLGSGVATIGRAPDNSVSFPDDSNVSRNHVEIEQRGDYYCLVDLGSSNGTTVNGQRVEGEIYLWDGAKILLGGSAEVIVQFADESGDFAELPADGSAPGLSDAASSSDMATAQSASAIAAEQPVGSKKMLLAAGGVFGLAVVFAGGAGILYYSSSSACNAKAVIVSPEPGDTLSTPTEIEVDVSNGGCVARAAFTIDGIEFASTDEIPFTATIDPNDFPEFADGYDHGLAIVLEDEEGNRIEQNEPVMLAFETKSITKPRDAVPANIADPRQTPSEPKAESVTLIEINEMSKRFLKQFPASSSYSVSNKQFLLEIQKKTAEYAQPGYYDRAARYRDAINVAFVREQNLDAPLGFVLAMSRSRFVPDKQGNDEGLWRMTSEFASSNGYTGLCGTETLAEASQNCAAKAASLYMKALVFGVFDGDVIYSVGAFGKSPQDASVWKSTLPANRTDIWNSIKTAPEREQIVRFFAAGIVAENPQKFGLKSERQLSELFRLAL; from the coding sequence ATGCCAAAGGCAAGACTAATTTTTGATGGCCGTGAGTTCTATCTGGGCTCGGGAGTCGCGACGATCGGGCGAGCCCCCGACAATTCCGTCTCATTTCCGGATGACTCGAACGTCTCGCGAAATCACGTCGAGATCGAGCAACGCGGCGATTATTACTGCCTTGTTGACCTCGGAAGCAGTAACGGAACAACCGTAAATGGACAGCGGGTCGAGGGCGAGATCTACCTTTGGGACGGTGCAAAGATACTTTTAGGTGGATCAGCCGAGGTCATTGTTCAGTTCGCTGATGAGAGTGGCGATTTCGCGGAACTCCCCGCTGACGGCTCAGCACCGGGTCTTTCTGATGCGGCCTCCAGCTCTGATATGGCAACTGCTCAGTCCGCCAGCGCCATTGCTGCGGAGCAGCCTGTGGGGTCAAAGAAGATGTTGCTTGCTGCAGGCGGCGTATTCGGCCTGGCAGTTGTCTTTGCCGGTGGGGCCGGCATCCTTTATTACAGTAGTTCGTCTGCATGTAACGCAAAAGCGGTGATCGTCTCGCCGGAGCCGGGCGACACACTTTCAACCCCGACCGAGATCGAGGTCGACGTTTCGAATGGCGGCTGTGTCGCACGGGCTGCATTTACGATCGACGGTATCGAGTTTGCCAGCACGGATGAAATACCATTCACCGCAACGATCGACCCTAATGATTTTCCGGAGTTCGCAGATGGTTACGACCATGGGCTCGCGATCGTCCTTGAGGACGAAGAGGGAAACCGAATCGAGCAGAACGAACCTGTAATGCTAGCATTCGAGACCAAGTCGATAACGAAACCCAGGGATGCCGTCCCGGCCAATATTGCCGATCCCCGCCAAACCCCGTCAGAGCCGAAGGCGGAAAGCGTTACTTTGATCGAGATCAACGAGATGTCAAAGCGATTCTTGAAGCAATTTCCGGCGAGCTCCTCGTATAGTGTGTCGAATAAACAGTTCTTGCTGGAAATCCAGAAAAAGACCGCCGAATATGCCCAACCGGGTTATTACGATCGCGCCGCCAGATATCGCGATGCGATCAACGTCGCGTTCGTTCGTGAGCAAAATCTTGACGCTCCGCTCGGTTTTGTTTTGGCGATGAGCCGTAGCCGATTTGTCCCTGATAAACAGGGAAATGACGAAGGCCTTTGGCGAATGACCAGCGAATTTGCAAGTTCAAATGGCTATACAGGGCTTTGCGGAACTGAAACGCTTGCCGAGGCTTCGCAAAATTGTGCAGCAAAGGCAGCGTCACTATATATGAAGGCTCTCGTCTTCGGCGTATTTGATGGAGATGTTATTTACAGCGTTGGGGCATTTGGGAAATCACCACAAGACGCCAGTGTTTGGAAATCAACATTGCCGGCAAATCGAACCGATATCTGGAACTCGATAAAGACAGCCCCGGAACGGGAACAGATCGTTCGCTTTTTTGCTGCCGGAATCGTCGCTGAGAACCCGCAGAAATTCGGGTTGAAAAGCGAGCGGCAACTATCCGAGTTGTTCAGGCTGGCATTGTAA